The Komagataella phaffii GS115 chromosome 4, complete sequence genome includes the window TTCATCATATTTTTTCCCCTTTGGATCCAAATCAATGATAGTAAGTCTACAGTTAAGGTCAACGGCCAAGACACTTAATCCCTCAATTAAAGATATTTCCAGTTCATTATTAGCCGTATGGTTTGTAAACACGATCATGTTGCATTTTCCCACTGATGCCTTTGTGCTTGTCTTTTTGGCTCCAGATTTGGTAGCCCGTACCAACTCCTCAAATGCCAGCAACAGAGTTTCAGAAAGCGATCCGTCTTCAATCAAGCCTTTCTCATCATACTCTAAAGGCTCATGATTAACATGAAGCGTTGAGTCCAGATCCTGAATCAACTGATATGACGGCATGGAGAAGGAAGTATGGATCCTGCCTCGTTTGGGTTTCACTTGGATAAGCTCATCATGACAGGTAATTATGCTAACTTGGTCGTTTTTTTTCCCTCTAACAACTTTGCTCAACAGAATTCCCTTGATGTACTCAATTGCTTTGTCTAGATTTTTCACCAAGGGAGACTCATCTACTACAAACAATGTCCATTCCTTATCCATTGTGGGGTGCCTGGAGAATTGAGTAGGTATGGATGCCAGTTGTCTAGAGACAGATGACCTCGCGCCAAAATATCTCTTCTCAGGTAAACGACACGACTTGGTGCTTTCTCTTTGAGCCAGACCTACCCCTTATGAAGAAATGATGGACCAACTCCAGGCTCTTAGGGTGGAAATAAAGGATTGGGAGTaccaatttttcaaaactaaAGGCTGGAAACCTTTGGCGGAGGATATCAAGCAAAATGCAGAGATTCGACAGAAATATAAAGAATACAATCGATATAAACGCCAACAGCAGGCGAATGTTACAccaagaaaggaaaagaaggtaTCTGGTGGAGCTCAGACAACACCACAGAAACAGTCCTTGGAAAAAGAGGTAGCCACACCCAGAGATCTGGGACCAACTCCTCAAGTATCTGGTAGAGTATTGAGCatttttgatatttcaCCAGTCAAGAGATCTGCCACTGGGGAGGTATTCAGAACACcctccaaaagaaaaagaccTAATTCGAATGAATCACCTTTGAAATTAACAACACCCCGAAAAACACCCATTGCAAGGGGGCCGGTTCTCTCCGAGACGCCGTTGTACCTGAGGCAACAGAGTTTTAGTATCCAGGAAGAATTGATGGCGGCCTCGCCTAAGGTAGTTCAATCAGAGTCTCCATTAAAGGTGAACTTGTCATCGCAGGAAACTCCAACGAAGATCACAGAAACTTTTATCGAACCTTCACCTGTTTTTGATCCAGTCAAACTGGTCAAGAGAAAATCGTTATATGAAATGTCAAAGGATTTAGAGGCATTGCAGAATGAGAAGCTCTCAATCGACGGAGTAGATGAGGACTGtttggatgaagaagtcCTCAAGCTGATGCAAGGGGAGACAGGACCTGACGAAGAGGAGTTCGAGAACGGGATAGATAAGGAAACGCAGTTACAACCACAGGAAGAACCTCTGCATAGAAAGAAAGCCACTCAAAAGAGAACTACTAGGCGGGCCAAGATAAAAGTTCGAAAATACCATGAAAAGGACGAAGAGcttgatattgaagatattACCAAAAAAACGGACGAATCTATCCGACAGGATCTTGTTAAGCAAACTGGAGCTCAAGAATTAGAAACAGAATCGGAAACaaatgacgatgacgacGACGATAAAGGTAACAAAAACACAATTTTCAATCCCCCTCCTGGTGGCTATAGAAAGACACGAACCAATTTGGTGTCCACCAACTTTGTCAAGTACAAgctaaaaagaaaaggtaagagaagaagatgaaaatcGAAGGTTCTCAAGTTCTACACAGATTAGTGATAGCATTTGCTGTAAGGTAACAGAATAAAGCTCTCAGAACGTACATCAACAGCCCATAGTTTCCAGTGTAATATAGAACGAAAGACGTTAAAAGGAAAGCACCGACTGAGAGGCTACTTAACAATTTCTTGTGCTCCGAACAAAATTGCACAAACCAGTTGGGACCCGAACAATCCACTAGGGAGTCGGCTTCCTCATCGACTGAGTGTGGAGATCTTGATCTCCATAATCCCCATCTTTTTCTAACTCTTCCGTAACCAGGATTTTCATTGACAATAGAAGAATCATTATCCTCCTGACTTCCAGATACATCTGGGGCCGGAACTAGTATTGATTCGTAATTCAATGGAGTTTTGATGTTGACGGAGTTATGAGAAACTTCACTAGCAACTCTGGAGTTGGCATCAGATACGAGGGGAGACTCAGCAGTTAGACCGATAAAATTTGACTGTTGAGGGATGTTTGAGTTTGCAGGAAGTGGTTTTAGCCAATGTCTAGATGGGAAGCTACTTATTGTTGATTCAGTTGTGGATCCTACAGTGGACGCAATGGGAGGTCTTGCATCAGTGACAGTGTGTGATGCCTGGGGCTCATTCTTGCTAgatttcttcctttggGCGCTGCCAGAAGTTCCAGGTCTGCTATTGGGGACTactttcatcaaaattttcataACCATTTGATTTCAAGTATAGAATATGGTAAATAATATCTGGAGATTAAGAATTTGGTTTGTGATACATGAGTTAGGGATAGTATCGTTCTAGTGTTGTTCGCGGCGTACCTGTCGCAGTGTCTTTCGCAGGAGCATATGGTGTTGGTAGATAAATAGTTCGCATCAAGTGACACTTAACAACAACACGTCCCTGCTCAATGTTGCTCTTCTAAGGTGCCGTGTAACCCCCATCAACACGAATATCGGCACCAGTTGTGTAGGAAGATGCGTCACTGGCAAGATAAATGTAGGCACCCACTAGTTCTTGTGGAAGACCCTCTCTTCCCTGAGGGATAATGGACCACCATTTTTGACGAAGTTCGACGTCAGCAAACTTGGTCAATTCAGTTTTTATGTAGCCTGGAGATACTGTATTCACTCTGGCAAACTCAGACCATTCAACAgccaaagatttggagaattgtAATACAGCGGCTTTGGCTGCATTGTAGGGTGCCTGCAATTGAGGATAGTTGACAACATGACCAGACATTGATGCTGTAATTATGAAAGAACCCTTTTTATGTTCTCTGAAATATTGTCCGATGACCTTTGCGCAATAGAACACGGCATCGACAtccaacttgaaaactttctcCCATTCTGCAATTGCTTCCTCATGAGGTAAATCCAAGATTGCTCCCGAGCTCCAAGCCACTCCGGCATTGGCGAcaaaaacatcaatttTTCCGAAATCTTCAATCTGCTGTTCTATGGTTGATTTGACAGCAGAGAAATCCCCAACTGAACACTTGTAGGCTCTACACCTAACACCATACTTGGTGGAGATTTCCTTCACTTTTTCAGCTACTGGTGTCGAGTTATACCAAATGGCCACATCAGCCCCTGCCTGAGCGTAAGCTTCGGCAACAGCAAGCCCGATTCCAGCGGATGAACCAGTGATTGAGGCTACTTTTcccttcaaagaaaacaacgACAGAGCATCGACATTCACATGATGTGGGTCAGACAATGGCAATGTTACTCCGCTGTCGGAGAATACGCTCGTAACTTTATTTTCGGGCATTTTTTTGTATATCCTAGTGCTTAACTGCCTAGACGCAAGCAGGGTTATTGGGCTCCTTATATAAGAGGCTCTTACATACTGGAGCAACGAAAACGAATAAGCCCGGTGCATTCGAGAAAGTTTCGGTGGTTTTCCGAggctgaaatttttcattatctATGACGTTAAAGTTCGGGTAAGCCCTTTGATTTATACACTTTTGGAGAGTTTAAGgggagaaaaaaaactgCGATATGCAGGATACTTGTGTTGGAGGAGAGCCGAAAGTATTATGAGCACAGGGCACGAACGTGTTCTCCTAGGAATCAGGCCAAGTAGTCAGTAACCGTTTAGTCAGTAAAGTTCGGTTTTTCTAGTTTATCCATCCATATTTAGCATCTATTCAGGGAACAAATCTTGAATAATGTCCAACAACTGCATcgattctttcttggagCGTCTAAGAGTTCGTTGTTAGGGAAGATTAAGCGGAGTCCGTCTCGCTTTTCTCAATAGCCTACACGACGGAGTAACCACCATCCACTACCAAATTGGTGCCTGTGGTGTAAGTGGAGGCATTACTGGCCAAGTAGAGGTAAGCACTAGCGATTTCCTCTGGGAACGCTTCCCTACCCATGGGGATCAAAGACCACCATCTACTTCTGATTTCTACCGGTAAGAAGTCCGATAATCCAGTATCCAGATATCCCGGAGAAATCGAGTTGACGCGTGCGTTGAACTCGGTGAACTCCACAGCCAGCGATTTTGCCAAATGTATACAGGCAGATTTGGCGGCATTGTATGGAGCCTGATAATTTGGAACGTTGACAATCGAGCCAGACATAGATGCTGTGATGATCAATGATCCGCTGTTGTTGGCTTTGAATACCTTGCCGATGTTCTTGCAACAATAGTAAACACCGTTCAAGTCCACGTTCATGACACGGTGCCAGTTCTTGTCATCTTGGTTCTCAGAGTTGAGAATAGATCCTGACTGCCATGCTACACCGGCATTGGCGACAAAAATGTCGATTTTGCCGTTGAACTGCTGGGAAATTTTGTCTATTGCCTCTTCGACATTCTTGGAGTTGCTGACATCGCATCCAACGCTTAAACACTTCACCCCGTACTTCTCAGAGATCTCTTTGGCAGCTTCTGTTGGGTTTTCATAATCCCAAAGAATGATGGTTGCTCCCACGGATGCGTAACATTCTGCAATAGCTCTGCCTAAACCTCTGCCAGATCCAGTGATGACCGCCACCTGTCCATCAAGACGGAACAACTTCGAAGCGTCAAATTTGGTGGCTCTAATGTCGTTGATGACATCAGGAGCCGGTTGAGGCAACGGTTTAACAGAGTTGGTGACGTAAGAGGTAGCAAGGTGGGCGTTTGTCATTTTGGGTAAGGGAAAGGGAAGGAGGGAGACAACTCAATTTATTTATATAATTGGAGAATGTACATGTTAATTTGAAATAATGGAGTACATAAAAAAAGGAACGGGATTTTTTCCGAGAAAGCTTGAATGACATGGCATTGTTTTGCTGATATCTAATATTAATTTTTTGGTTAAAGTCTCcagaaatgaaaagaaaaagaaaagagaaggGTGCTTTTTGCATGGTGCACCGTGGTAAAATTTCAGCATCCAATTCGATCCTATTCCAGAGGCATTTGGTGGTAATTCTGGTTGACAAAATCATTTAGGACATAATTCCTGATTAGCCCTATATAAACGTGCATAATAAACTGCGGGTTTTAAAGTTGTTCCATTGGGTCTCCCCGTTTCTCCACGATAACCATGATTGGCCACGTAGCATAAAAATCTCAAAATTTCCAGCCACtatttgttgaaaaatactTGTAAATTATCCAGCCACTCATGATAG containing:
- a CDS encoding Peroxisomal 2,4-dienoyl-CoA reductase, auxiliary enzyme of fatty acid beta-oxidation gives rise to the protein MPENKVTSVFSDSGVTLPLSDPHHVNVDALSLFSLKGKVASITGSSAGIGLAVAEAYAQAGADVAIWYNSTPVAEKVKEISTKYGVRCRAYKCSVGDFSAVKSTIEQQIEDFGKIDVFVANAGVAWSSGAILDLPHEEAIAEWEKVFKLDVDAVFYCAKVIGQYFREHKKGSFIITASMSGHVVNYPQLQAPYNAAKAAVLQFSKSLAVEWSEFARVNTVSPGYIKTELTKFADVELRQKWWSIIPQGREGLPQELVGAYIYLASDASSYTTGADIRVDGGYTAP